From a region of the Fischerella sp. JS2 genome:
- a CDS encoding NAD(P)/FAD-dependent oxidoreductase: MTLEYDVVIIGGSLAGRFAALMATQLKAKVALVEAKTDYRFIHHHVFSKIGTLAEQVSNAAQLGIGISKPPDIFYPTNISNGTIHSSTEKTEALSQPDPFIAISSGKSQTPVVWSEALLYARGVSSNLEQFHSPAVLAAQGVDVVIGKGQFQASPDLVFVVNNRLLRARTYLLASGSVPVIPEIEGLQKTGFLTLSEIWQSLGSSTPPQNWVIIGGTPQSIEVAQTLVRLGCNVTLIVHHPSIIRHADPEIVQLLQAQLEAEGVRVLTNTTVTQVRLIEDKKWLQAGHKAIETDEILVATAQQPNIESINLAAVGVKWHHRRLVVNEKLQTNNNQIYACGDVIGGYEFPHIANYEARIALKNALFFPWNKVNYHCIPWGVCSHPMLAQVGWTEAQAKHQYGENEIIVLRQYFKILAAAQIQEETTGICKLIVRRNGEILGTGVLGAAANELINIIALAIAQKIKINHIANLAAIFPSFSEILEQTARQWHQQRLQNNTKLQDFLESFFHFRRDWKI, from the coding sequence ATGACTCTTGAGTACGATGTCGTAATTATTGGTGGCAGTCTTGCAGGGCGTTTTGCTGCCCTGATGGCAACCCAGCTCAAAGCTAAAGTTGCTTTAGTAGAAGCCAAAACAGATTATAGATTTATTCATCACCACGTTTTTAGTAAAATTGGCACGCTTGCCGAACAGGTAAGTAATGCTGCTCAACTCGGAATTGGTATTTCTAAACCACCAGATATTTTTTATCCTACAAATATCTCTAACGGTACAATTCATAGCTCAACGGAAAAAACAGAGGCACTTTCCCAGCCAGACCCTTTTATAGCTATATCTTCAGGAAAATCTCAAACACCTGTGGTATGGTCAGAAGCATTGCTCTACGCTCGTGGTGTAAGTTCTAATCTAGAACAATTTCATTCACCTGCTGTATTAGCAGCTCAAGGCGTCGATGTTGTGATTGGCAAAGGGCAATTTCAAGCCTCACCCGATTTAGTATTTGTTGTTAATAATCGTTTACTACGCGCACGCACCTATTTGTTGGCTAGTGGTTCAGTTCCGGTAATTCCAGAGATTGAAGGATTGCAAAAAACTGGTTTTCTTACTCTCTCAGAAATTTGGCAGTCTCTAGGCAGTTCTACACCCCCCCAGAATTGGGTAATTATTGGTGGTACTCCCCAAAGCATAGAGGTAGCACAAACTCTAGTGCGCTTGGGTTGTAATGTCACACTCATAGTTCATCACCCTTCTATCATCCGTCATGCTGACCCTGAAATAGTTCAACTTCTGCAAGCACAATTAGAAGCAGAAGGTGTGCGTGTCCTTACAAACACAACAGTAACTCAGGTTCGGCTCATTGAAGATAAAAAATGGCTACAAGCAGGACACAAAGCCATTGAAACTGATGAAATTTTAGTAGCTACTGCCCAGCAGCCAAATATTGAATCCATCAATTTAGCAGCTGTGGGTGTGAAATGGCATCACCGCCGCTTGGTAGTCAATGAAAAACTACAAACAAATAACAACCAGATTTATGCTTGTGGTGATGTTATCGGTGGTTATGAATTTCCTCACATTGCTAATTATGAAGCAAGAATTGCCTTGAAAAATGCTTTATTTTTTCCTTGGAATAAAGTAAATTATCATTGCATTCCTTGGGGAGTATGTTCTCACCCCATGCTGGCTCAAGTTGGTTGGACAGAAGCACAAGCAAAACACCAGTATGGTGAAAATGAAATCATTGTGTTACGGCAGTATTTTAAAATACTGGCAGCAGCTCAAATCCAGGAAGAAACTACAGGTATTTGTAAATTAATTGTTCGACGTAATGGAGAAATTTTAGGAACTGGGGTATTGGGAGCAGCAGCAAATGAATTAATTAATATTATTGCTTTAGCGATCGCTCAAAAAATTAAAATCAATCACATAGCGAATTTAGCTGCAATTTTTCCCAGTTTTTCAGAAATTTTGGAACAAACTGCTAGACAGTGGCATCAGCAAAGGTTACAAAATAATACAAAATTGCAAGATTTTTTAGAAAGTTTCTTCCACTTTCGCCGCGATTGGAAAATATGA
- the cobD gene encoding threonine-phosphate decarboxylase CobD has translation MRQMAHGGNLAWAAALAGCSPSAIVDFSASISPLGPPSSALVAIESQLVNLRHYPDPDYCELRLALGKFHQLPPEWILPGNGSAELLTLVGKELAELAATAFITPAFGDYYRSLAAYNAKVLDFPLASLIDQESFVISDLSSILDREQITKDKGLLLNNPHNPTGKLFSKQAILPYLEKFALVVVDEAFMDFLPPDQQQSIIGEVEKYPNLVILRSLTKFYSLPGLRLGYAIAHPDRLRRWQSWRDPWPVNILAQAAAVAVVVDQDFQKQTWTWLETTRKQLFKGLDQIPGLQPLPSAANFLLVKSQYSSLELQQRLLKHHRILIRDCLSFPELGDGYFRVAVRLSSENQRLLDAIALVNSP, from the coding sequence ATGCGGCAAATGGCACATGGGGGAAATTTAGCTTGGGCAGCAGCGCTGGCTGGCTGTTCCCCCAGTGCTATTGTTGATTTTTCTGCGAGTATCAGCCCGTTAGGACCCCCAAGCAGTGCGTTAGTTGCTATTGAGTCACAACTGGTTAATCTTCGACACTATCCAGATCCAGATTATTGTGAACTAAGACTGGCTCTGGGTAAGTTTCATCAACTGCCGCCAGAGTGGATTCTGCCGGGTAACGGTTCGGCAGAATTACTAACTCTGGTAGGAAAGGAATTGGCAGAATTAGCCGCAACAGCTTTCATAACTCCAGCCTTTGGCGACTACTACCGATCGCTAGCGGCATACAACGCTAAAGTGCTGGACTTTCCTCTTGCCTCACTCATTGATCAAGAGTCATTCGTGATCAGTGATTTGTCATCTATTCTTGACAGAGAACAAATCACAAAAGACAAAGGACTACTGCTCAATAACCCTCATAATCCAACAGGAAAATTATTCTCAAAACAAGCCATTCTGCCCTATCTAGAGAAATTCGCTTTGGTAGTGGTGGATGAAGCGTTTATGGATTTTCTACCTCCAGACCAACAACAAAGCATAATTGGAGAAGTAGAGAAATATCCCAATTTAGTCATTTTGCGATCGCTCACCAAGTTCTATAGTCTGCCTGGACTACGGTTGGGTTACGCGATCGCTCATCCTGATCGTTTGCGGCGTTGGCAGTCTTGGCGCGACCCCTGGCCTGTCAACATTCTTGCTCAAGCCGCAGCAGTTGCTGTAGTTGTTGATCAAGACTTTCAGAAGCAAACTTGGACATGGCTAGAAACAACACGAAAGCAGTTATTTAAGGGTTTAGACCAAATTCCAGGTTTGCAACCCTTACCAAGTGCTGCTAACTTTTTACTTGTGAAATCACAGTACTCCAGTCTTGAATTGCAACAACGACTACTCAAGCATCACCGAATTTTAATTCGCGATTGCTTGAGTTTCCCTGAATTGGGTGATGGCTATTTCCGTGTTGCTGTTCGCTTATCCTCAGAAAACCAGCGTTTATTAGACGCGATCGCTTTAGTCAATAGTCCATAG
- a CDS encoding HU family DNA-binding protein, whose product MNKGELVDAVAEKASVTKKQADAVLTAALETIIEAVSSGDKVTLVGFGSFESRERKAREGRNPKTNEKMEIPATKVPAFSAGKLFREKVAPPKS is encoded by the coding sequence ATGAACAAAGGTGAATTAGTTGATGCAGTAGCTGAGAAGGCTAGCGTAACCAAAAAACAAGCTGATGCTGTTTTAACTGCGGCTTTGGAAACTATCATTGAAGCTGTTTCCTCTGGTGATAAAGTGACCCTGGTGGGATTTGGCTCTTTTGAATCGCGGGAACGCAAAGCCCGCGAAGGGCGTAACCCCAAAACCAACGAAAAGATGGAAATTCCTGCCACAAAGGTTCCTGCCTTCTCTGCTGGAAAGCTGTTTAGAGAGAAAGTTGCACCCCCAAAATCTTAG
- a CDS encoding helix-turn-helix domain-containing protein codes for MPVEVRLKQLREDKGLSQNALARELEMSLANIQKIEYGKAKSIPLDTLEKICLALDCEIGDLLVIIEREK; via the coding sequence ATGCCTGTGGAGGTCAGACTAAAACAGCTAAGAGAAGACAAAGGCTTGTCTCAAAATGCGTTAGCGCGAGAGCTAGAGATGTCGCTTGCAAATATTCAAAAAATTGAATATGGCAAAGCAAAATCTATCCCACTTGATACCTTGGAGAAAATTTGCCTAGCGCTCGATTGTGAAATAGGTGATTTATTAGTAATCATTGAACGCGAAAAGTAG
- a CDS encoding four helix bundle protein, whose translation MGKDGIKNHRDLEVFQMSFDAAMELFDRSKKFPVEEKYSLTDQMRRSSRSVCANLAEAWRKRRYEAAFISKLSDSEAEAAETQIWIEFAVKCNYLDIEAARELYRTYDQILGKLVNLINHSSLWVIKTKSEDKRN comes from the coding sequence ATGGGGAAAGATGGAATTAAGAATCATAGGGATTTGGAAGTCTTTCAAATGTCTTTTGATGCTGCAATGGAGCTTTTTGATAGGTCAAAAAAATTTCCCGTTGAGGAAAAGTATTCTTTGACAGATCAAATGCGCCGTTCGTCGCGTTCTGTATGTGCTAATTTAGCTGAGGCTTGGCGCAAACGTCGTTATGAAGCAGCTTTCATTTCTAAATTAAGTGACTCAGAAGCAGAAGCCGCTGAAACGCAAATCTGGATAGAATTTGCAGTTAAGTGCAACTATCTAGATATTGAAGCAGCAAGAGAGCTTTATCGAACTTATGACCAGATTCTAGGCAAATTAGTAAATCTTATTAATCACTCATCTTTATGGGTTATTAAGACAAAAAGTGAAGATAAGAGAAATTAA